In Agrobacterium tumefaciens, a single genomic region encodes these proteins:
- a CDS encoding type II toxin-antitoxin system ParD family antitoxin, whose protein sequence is MPEIHLSEQDEKFIEEQVAAGIYSDADAVISAGLRILGSKEGRFVELQRLIQEGLDDVEAGRVMEFSNADDFTAHIIRLSEEQNEAKASSGHRTGAGRSSRRS, encoded by the coding sequence ATGCCCGAAATCCATTTGAGCGAGCAGGACGAGAAGTTCATCGAGGAGCAGGTTGCCGCAGGCATCTATAGCGATGCGGATGCGGTGATTTCTGCCGGTCTTCGCATCCTCGGCAGTAAAGAAGGCCGCTTCGTTGAGCTTCAGCGGTTGATCCAAGAGGGGCTGGACGATGTGGAAGCCGGCCGGGTGATGGAATTTTCCAATGCGGATGACTTTACGGCACATATCATAAGGCTCTCGGAGGAGCAGAATGAAGCGAAGGCGTCTAGTGGTCACCGCACGGGCGCTGGACGATCTTCTCGCCGTTCATAA
- a CDS encoding AraC family transcriptional regulator, whose amino-acid sequence MHNVSQEQALDVMPVATTETTRFWRDRRFGGMECLSATFLTHEYSPHAHDTFSIGAIESGSQISTIQGTTEQTGPGHLYLINPDEIHDGAPGGGGYRYRMIYPDTELLRDIIEDVTGRAFHGTPSFPKFLPRDPQMAASFQMAHRRLEAKTGALEADEGMFSVLAALFGRHGSAIILPVETREKTAVHTARDYLTDNYESDIGLEELASIAGLSRAHLIRAFRKEFHITPHAYLTDVRIRRARRLLRAGEMPAEVAALCGFADQAHFTRHFKARTGITPGQFRAG is encoded by the coding sequence ATGCACAATGTTTCGCAGGAACAGGCTCTGGATGTCATGCCCGTTGCCACGACGGAAACCACGCGTTTCTGGCGTGACCGGCGTTTTGGCGGCATGGAGTGCCTGAGCGCAACGTTTCTTACCCATGAATATTCGCCGCATGCGCATGACACGTTTTCCATAGGCGCGATCGAAAGCGGCTCGCAGATCTCCACCATCCAGGGCACCACCGAACAGACGGGGCCGGGGCATCTTTATCTCATCAATCCCGACGAGATTCACGACGGCGCGCCGGGCGGCGGCGGTTATCGTTACAGGATGATCTATCCCGACACGGAACTGCTGCGCGACATCATCGAGGATGTAACGGGCAGGGCGTTTCACGGCACGCCGTCCTTCCCCAAATTCCTGCCACGCGATCCGCAGATGGCCGCCTCCTTCCAGATGGCGCACCGGCGGCTGGAGGCGAAAACCGGGGCGCTGGAGGCGGATGAGGGCATGTTCTCGGTTCTGGCGGCCCTGTTCGGCAGGCACGGCAGCGCCATCATCCTGCCGGTCGAGACCCGTGAGAAAACGGCGGTTCATACCGCCCGGGACTATCTCACCGACAATTACGAGAGCGATATTGGCCTCGAGGAACTGGCATCGATCGCCGGTCTCAGCCGGGCGCATCTCATCCGCGCTTTTCGCAAGGAGTTCCACATCACCCCGCATGCCTATCTCACGGATGTGCGCATCCGCAGGGCGCGTCGGCTTCTGCGTGCCGGTGAGATGCCGGCCGAGGTGGCGGCGCTGTGCGGGTTTGCCGATCAGGCGCATTTCACCCGGCATTTCAAGGCGCGTACGGGCATAACACCCGGACAATTTCGGGCGGGGTGA
- a CDS encoding type II toxin-antitoxin system RelE/ParE family toxin, whose translation MVTARALDDLLAVHNYIAQFNPVAARRFLDDINVKMISLAQYGITGVPRSFAPNLRAFPYRDRCIYFVVDDKKMYVLRVLHGHQDISADDFKQEEN comes from the coding sequence GTGGTCACCGCACGGGCGCTGGACGATCTTCTCGCCGTTCATAATTATATCGCGCAATTCAATCCTGTGGCCGCGAGGCGTTTTCTGGACGACATCAACGTCAAAATGATCTCGCTGGCGCAATACGGGATAACGGGCGTACCTCGTAGCTTCGCACCGAATTTGCGGGCTTTCCCCTATCGTGATCGATGCATCTATTTCGTTGTCGATGACAAGAAGATGTATGTGCTGCGTGTGCTGCACGGCCATCAAGACATTTCCGCCGACGATTTCAAACAAGAAGAAAACTGA
- a CDS encoding SDR family NAD(P)-dependent oxidoreductase yields MTIDLKGRIALVTGASRGIGYFTALELAKAGAHVIACARTVGGLEELDDAIKAVGGTATLVPFDLSDMKAIDALGANIYERWGKLDILVANAGVLGVISPVGHIEAKVFERVMNINVTATWRLIRSVEPLLLKSDAGRALILSSGAAHSCRPFWGVYSTSKAAVEALARTWAAETEKSALRINSINPGATRTAMRAQAMPGEDPATVPHPSEVAAAILPLALPSLTETGKLFVVRENRFVDYRQPE; encoded by the coding sequence ATGACTATCGATCTCAAGGGCCGCATCGCTCTCGTTACCGGCGCTTCGCGCGGCATCGGCTATTTCACGGCACTGGAACTGGCCAAGGCCGGTGCGCATGTCATCGCCTGCGCCCGCACGGTCGGCGGCCTTGAGGAGCTGGACGACGCGATCAAGGCGGTCGGCGGCACGGCAACGCTGGTTCCCTTCGATCTCTCCGACATGAAAGCCATCGATGCGCTGGGCGCCAATATCTACGAGCGCTGGGGCAAGCTCGATATTCTGGTCGCCAATGCCGGCGTTCTCGGCGTGATTTCCCCGGTTGGCCATATCGAGGCGAAGGTCTTCGAGAGGGTCATGAACATCAACGTCACCGCCACCTGGCGGCTGATCCGCTCGGTCGAGCCGCTGCTGTTGAAGTCGGATGCCGGCCGCGCGCTCATCCTGTCTTCGGGAGCCGCCCATAGCTGTCGTCCTTTCTGGGGTGTCTATTCCACCTCCAAGGCTGCTGTGGAAGCACTCGCCCGCACCTGGGCGGCAGAAACGGAAAAAAGCGCGCTGCGCATCAACAGCATCAATCCCGGCGCCACACGCACGGCCATGCGCGCCCAGGCCATGCCCGGCGAAGATCCGGCCACCGTGCCGCATCCGTCCGAGGTCGCCGCAGCCATCCTCCCCCTCGCCTTGCCGTCGTTGACCGAGACCGGCAAGCTCTTTGTCGTGCGGGAAAACCGTTTTGTGGACTACCGCCAGCCGGAATAG
- the radA gene encoding DNA repair protein RadA: MAKAKTQFVCQNCGTVHNRWAGKCEGCGEWNTIVEEDPMGGIGSGPGKTPKKGRPVTLTSLSGEIEEAPRIPTGISELDRATGGGFVRGSAVLIGGDPGIGKSTLLMQAAAALSRRGHRVIYVSGEEAVAQVRLRAQRLGAAETDVLLAAETNVEDILATVSEGKRPDLVIIDSIQTLWSDTADSAPGTVTQVRTGVQAMIRYAKQTGATMVLVGHVTKEGQIAGPRVVEHMVDAVLYFEGDRGHHYRILRTVKNRFGPTDEIGVFEMSDRGLREVSNPSELFLGERNEKSPGAAVFAGMEGTRPILVEVQALVAATSLGTPRRAVVGWDSSRLAMILAVLEAHCGVKLGQHDVYLNVAGGYRISEPAADMAIASALVSSLAGLALPADCVYFGEISLSGAVRPVSHTGQRLKEAEKLGFSAALLPSASAELPKGGKGRWTEIESLPDLVARIAGSGNRFKQVEDDEY; encoded by the coding sequence ATGGCCAAAGCCAAGACTCAATTCGTGTGCCAGAACTGCGGCACGGTGCACAACCGCTGGGCGGGAAAATGTGAAGGCTGTGGCGAGTGGAATACCATCGTCGAAGAGGACCCGATGGGCGGCATCGGCTCCGGGCCGGGCAAGACACCCAAAAAGGGCAGACCCGTCACGCTCACCTCGCTTTCCGGTGAGATTGAGGAAGCGCCGCGCATTCCGACCGGCATCAGCGAACTCGACCGGGCGACCGGCGGCGGTTTCGTGCGTGGTTCGGCGGTCCTGATCGGCGGCGATCCGGGCATCGGCAAATCGACCCTGCTGATGCAGGCGGCCGCCGCCCTATCGCGTCGCGGACATCGCGTCATCTATGTCTCGGGCGAAGAGGCGGTGGCGCAGGTGCGCCTGCGCGCCCAGCGCCTGGGTGCGGCGGAAACCGACGTGCTGCTGGCCGCCGAAACCAATGTCGAAGATATTCTCGCAACGGTTTCCGAGGGCAAGCGGCCCGATCTGGTCATCATCGATTCCATCCAGACGCTGTGGAGCGATACCGCCGATTCCGCGCCCGGCACAGTGACGCAGGTGCGCACCGGCGTGCAGGCGATGATCCGCTACGCCAAGCAGACAGGCGCGACCATGGTGCTTGTCGGCCATGTGACCAAGGAAGGCCAGATCGCCGGCCCGCGCGTTGTGGAGCACATGGTCGATGCCGTGCTTTATTTCGAGGGCGACCGCGGCCACCACTACCGCATTCTGCGCACGGTCAAGAACCGCTTCGGACCGACGGATGAAATCGGCGTGTTCGAAATGTCGGATCGCGGCTTGCGGGAAGTGTCCAACCCTTCCGAACTGTTCCTGGGCGAGCGCAACGAAAAATCGCCCGGCGCCGCCGTCTTTGCCGGCATGGAAGGCACACGCCCCATTCTGGTCGAGGTGCAGGCGCTGGTTGCCGCCACTTCGCTTGGCACGCCGCGCCGCGCCGTGGTCGGCTGGGACAGTTCGCGGCTTGCCATGATCCTCGCCGTGCTGGAAGCCCATTGCGGCGTGAAGCTCGGTCAGCACGACGTCTATCTGAACGTTGCCGGTGGATACCGCATTTCCGAACCGGCAGCGGATATGGCCATCGCGTCTGCGCTGGTTTCCTCGCTTGCCGGTCTTGCTCTGCCCGCCGATTGCGTTTATTTCGGCGAGATCAGCCTGTCGGGCGCGGTCAGGCCCGTCTCGCACACCGGCCAGCGATTGAAAGAAGCTGAAAAACTTGGCTTTTCCGCCGCACTTCTGCCGTCTGCTTCGGCTGAATTGCCGAAAGGCGGCAAGGGGCGCTGGACGGAAATAGAAAGCCTTCCGGACCTCGTGGCGCGCATCGCCGGCTCCGGCAACCGGTTCAAACAGGTTGAGGACGACGAATATTGA
- the cysS gene encoding cysteine--tRNA ligase encodes MSLRLKLHNTLTREKAEFAPIDPDNVRMYVCGPTVYDFAHIGNARPVIVFDVLYRLLRHVYGENHVTYARNITDLDDKINARALRDYPHLPLNDAIHAVTKKTADQFHDDVAALGCLQPTVEPRATDYIAEMIHLIERLIERGHAYKAGGEVLFDTRSMADYGQLSKRPLDEQQAGARVAVEAHKKNPGDFVLWKLSSESEPGWESPWGLGRPGWHIECSAMAGRYLGEVFDIHGGGLDLIFPHHENEIAQSRCAHGTHVMANVWMHNGFVQVEGRKMSKSEGNFVTIYELLHTEKFGGRQWPGEVLRLAMLMTHYREPIDFSVKRLEEAERLLAKWPAAETSDALPDDTVLDALADDLNTVAAVQALHALAHAANLDPSRLPAFAASAALLGVLPKKTEMDEAIVSAVDALVELRLEMLKAKNFAEADRLRDELSEKGIQLKDGKDKETGERTTTWELKR; translated from the coding sequence ATGTCCTTGCGCCTTAAACTCCACAACACCCTGACACGCGAAAAGGCGGAATTTGCGCCGATCGACCCAGACAATGTGCGCATGTATGTCTGCGGCCCGACGGTCTATGATTTCGCCCATATCGGCAATGCACGCCCGGTCATCGTTTTCGATGTCCTCTACCGGCTGCTGCGCCACGTCTATGGCGAAAACCACGTAACCTACGCCCGCAACATCACTGACCTGGATGACAAGATCAATGCGCGGGCATTGCGCGACTATCCGCATCTGCCGCTCAACGACGCCATCCATGCGGTGACGAAAAAGACGGCGGACCAGTTCCATGACGACGTCGCCGCACTTGGGTGCCTTCAGCCGACTGTGGAGCCACGCGCCACCGATTATATTGCCGAGATGATCCATCTCATCGAGAGGCTCATCGAACGCGGCCACGCCTATAAGGCGGGCGGCGAGGTGCTGTTCGACACCCGGTCGATGGCCGACTACGGGCAGCTTTCCAAACGCCCGCTGGACGAACAGCAGGCGGGGGCGCGTGTCGCGGTGGAGGCCCATAAGAAAAATCCCGGCGATTTCGTGCTGTGGAAGCTCTCCTCCGAGAGCGAACCGGGCTGGGAGAGCCCATGGGGGCTCGGTCGTCCCGGCTGGCACATCGAGTGCTCGGCCATGGCCGGTCGCTACCTCGGCGAGGTATTCGACATTCACGGCGGCGGGCTCGACCTCATCTTCCCGCACCACGAGAACGAAATCGCGCAATCGCGCTGCGCCCACGGCACCCATGTCATGGCCAATGTGTGGATGCATAACGGTTTCGTGCAGGTGGAAGGCCGCAAGATGTCGAAATCCGAGGGCAACTTCGTGACGATCTACGAATTGCTGCACACGGAAAAATTCGGCGGACGTCAATGGCCGGGCGAGGTTCTGCGCCTTGCCATGCTGATGACGCATTATCGCGAGCCGATCGACTTTTCGGTCAAGCGCCTGGAAGAGGCCGAACGCCTGCTCGCCAAATGGCCGGCAGCCGAAACCTCCGACGCCTTGCCGGATGACACCGTGCTGGATGCGCTCGCCGACGACCTCAACACGGTTGCGGCCGTGCAGGCGCTGCATGCGCTCGCGCATGCCGCCAATCTGGACCCATCCAGGCTGCCCGCCTTTGCCGCAAGCGCGGCCCTGCTGGGTGTTCTGCCGAAGAAGACGGAAATGGACGAGGCCATCGTTTCGGCCGTGGATGCGCTGGTGGAATTGCGCCTTGAAATGCTGAAGGCGAAGAACTTTGCGGAAGCCGACCGCTTGCGGGACGAGCTTTCCGAGAAGGGCATTCAGCTGAAGGATGGCAAGGACAAGGAGACCGGGGAGCGGACGACGACTTGGGAGTTGAAGCGGTAG
- a CDS encoding CvpA family protein, with translation MPITIFDGIVIAVVLFSALLAMVRGFSREILSIASWGGSVAAAYYLYPVLLPYARNYTDDDKIAIAGSAGVVFLVSLIVISFITSRIADFIIDSRIGALDRTLGFLFGAARGILLLVVAVAFWNWLVDVKTQPEWVTQAKSKPFLDGLVGKLEAVLPDDIEPQIRARILGKPQEPTAAQTPAEDVPATNQPATNN, from the coding sequence ATGCCCATTACAATTTTCGACGGCATCGTCATCGCCGTTGTTCTTTTCTCCGCCCTCCTTGCGATGGTGCGCGGTTTTTCACGTGAGATTCTGTCGATTGCGAGCTGGGGCGGCTCGGTCGCCGCGGCCTATTATCTTTATCCGGTCCTGCTGCCCTATGCGCGCAACTATACCGATGACGACAAGATCGCCATTGCCGGTTCTGCCGGTGTGGTCTTCCTTGTCTCGCTGATCGTGATTTCCTTCATCACCTCGCGCATTGCCGATTTCATCATCGACAGCCGCATCGGTGCGCTGGATCGCACGCTCGGTTTCCTGTTCGGCGCGGCGCGCGGCATCCTGCTGCTCGTCGTCGCGGTCGCCTTCTGGAACTGGCTGGTGGATGTGAAGACGCAGCCGGAATGGGTGACACAGGCCAAGTCCAAGCCCTTCCTCGACGGGCTGGTGGGCAAGCTGGAAGCGGTTCTGCCTGACGATATCGAGCCGCAGATCCGCGCTCGCATCCTTGGAAAACCACAGGAACCGACAGCAGCGCAGACGCCTGCGGAAGATGTGCCGGCAACAAATCAACCGGCAACGAATAATTGA
- a CDS encoding AzlD family protein: MTLDPNTLLTILAMMVATVATRLGGLLLVSHFTLTPRLKKALGVVPPAVLMAVVTPTALASGLAETIACAITAVAALRLSLLPAAALGVACVALLRGIGL, from the coding sequence ATGACGCTCGACCCGAACACGCTGCTGACGATCCTCGCCATGATGGTGGCAACCGTTGCAACGCGCCTTGGCGGCCTGCTGCTGGTCAGTCATTTCACCCTGACGCCGCGTCTGAAAAAAGCGCTCGGCGTCGTGCCGCCTGCCGTTCTGATGGCCGTGGTGACGCCGACGGCGCTCGCCAGCGGATTGGCGGAAACCATCGCCTGCGCAATAACCGCCGTCGCGGCGCTGCGCCTCAGCCTGCTGCCGGCAGCAGCCCTCGGCGTTGCGTGCGTAGCGCTGCTGCGCGGAATCGGATTGTAA
- the purF gene encoding amidophosphoribosyltransferase — translation MIEPLSHSTFHGTTFKEEIDGDTLHEECGVFGILGHADASALTALGLHALQHRGQEAAGIVSFDGKRFHQERHMGLVGDHYTDPATLARLPGSIAIGHTRYSTTGEVAMRNVQPLFAELEEGGISIAHNGNFTNGLTLRRQIIATGAICQSTSDTEVVLHLIARSRHSSTADRFIDAIRQMEGGYSMLAMTRTKLIAARDPIGIRPLVMGELDGKPIFCSETCALDIIGAKFVRDVENGEVIICEIQPDGSITIDARKPSKPQPERLCLFEYVYFARPDSVVGGRNVYTTRKNMGMNLAKEAPLEADVVVPVPDGGTPAALGFAQASGIPFEYGIIRNHYVGRTFIEPTQQIRAFGVKLKHSANRAMIEGKRVVLVDDSIVRGTTSVKIVQMIREAGAKEVHIRVASPMIFHPDFYGIDTPDADKLLANQYADVEAMAKYIGADSLAFLSIDGLYRAVGGENRNHARPQFTDHYFTGDYPTRLLDQNGEAMGSKISMLASNG, via the coding sequence ATGATTGAGCCGCTTTCGCATTCCACATTCCATGGAACCACTTTCAAGGAAGAGATCGACGGCGATACGCTGCATGAAGAATGCGGCGTTTTCGGCATTCTCGGCCATGCCGATGCCTCGGCGCTGACCGCTCTCGGTCTGCATGCGCTTCAACATCGCGGCCAGGAAGCAGCCGGCATTGTCTCTTTTGATGGCAAGCGCTTCCATCAGGAACGCCATATGGGCCTCGTCGGCGATCATTATACCGATCCCGCAACCCTTGCCCGCCTGCCCGGCTCCATCGCGATTGGCCACACGCGCTATTCCACGACAGGCGAAGTGGCGATGCGCAACGTGCAGCCGCTGTTTGCCGAACTGGAAGAAGGCGGCATTTCGATTGCCCATAACGGCAACTTCACCAATGGCCTGACGCTGCGCCGCCAGATCATCGCCACCGGCGCCATCTGTCAGTCGACGTCGGATACCGAAGTCGTACTGCACCTCATCGCCCGCTCGCGCCACTCTTCCACTGCCGACCGCTTCATCGATGCTATCCGCCAGATGGAAGGCGGTTATTCGATGCTGGCGATGACGCGTACCAAGCTGATCGCCGCGCGCGACCCGATCGGCATTCGCCCGCTGGTCATGGGCGAGCTTGATGGCAAGCCGATCTTCTGCTCGGAAACCTGCGCTCTCGATATCATCGGCGCGAAATTCGTGCGCGACGTTGAAAACGGCGAAGTCATCATCTGCGAAATCCAGCCCGATGGCTCGATCACCATCGATGCGCGCAAACCTTCCAAGCCACAGCCGGAGCGTCTCTGCCTGTTCGAATATGTCTATTTCGCCCGCCCCGATTCCGTCGTCGGCGGCCGCAATGTCTACACGACCCGTAAGAACATGGGCATGAACCTTGCCAAGGAAGCGCCGCTGGAAGCCGATGTCGTGGTTCCGGTTCCCGATGGCGGCACGCCGGCAGCGCTCGGTTTTGCGCAGGCAAGCGGTATTCCCTTCGAATATGGCATCATCCGCAACCATTATGTCGGCCGCACCTTCATCGAGCCGACGCAGCAGATCCGCGCTTTCGGCGTCAAGCTCAAGCATTCGGCCAACCGGGCGATGATCGAAGGCAAGCGCGTGGTGCTGGTGGATGATTCCATCGTGCGTGGTACCACCTCGGTCAAGATCGTGCAGATGATCCGCGAAGCGGGCGCCAAGGAAGTGCATATCCGCGTCGCCAGCCCGATGATCTTCCATCCGGATTTCTACGGCATCGACACGCCTGACGCCGACAAGCTGCTCGCCAACCAATATGCCGATGTCGAGGCGATGGCGAAATATATCGGCGCCGATTCGCTGGCCTTCCTGTCGATCGACGGGCTGTACCGCGCCGTTGGCGGCGAGAATCGCAACCATGCGCGTCCGCAATTCACGGACCATTATTTCACCGGCGACTATCCGACCCGTCTTCTCGACCAGAACGGCGAGGCCATGGGCAGCAAGATTTCCATGCTCGCCAGCAACGGCTGA
- the alr gene encoding alanine racemase: MTDDFEDSFPENETDAFEQAPLRLTVDLGALADNWRDIKKRSGSARAAAVVKADAYGLGIEDCGATLYHAGARDFFVATVAEGATLRSYAPEARIFVLSGIWQGQERQVFDNDLVPVLASEEQLSFWMATVAERGDHPCALHVDTGFNRLGLPLDDALFLADDVTRPASFDPVLVLSHLACADTPSSPMNRAQLESFRKVSAAFEGIESSLSASAGVFLGRDYHFDLTRPGIALYGGEAVNGVANSMRPVAKAEARIIQIREAGEGQTVSYGGSFLLKRASRLAIASVGYADGYQRSLSGSGIPLREMGHGGAYGVVNGHKVPVAGRVTMDLTIFDVTDVPANAIRSGDYIELFGPNVAVDETARAAGTIGYEMLTGLGLRYERQYLMADD; the protein is encoded by the coding sequence ATGACAGACGACTTCGAAGACAGCTTTCCCGAAAACGAAACCGATGCTTTCGAGCAAGCCCCGCTGCGATTGACCGTCGATCTCGGCGCACTCGCCGACAATTGGCGGGACATAAAGAAGCGGTCTGGAAGCGCGCGGGCGGCAGCCGTCGTCAAGGCCGATGCCTATGGTCTCGGCATCGAGGATTGCGGCGCGACGCTCTATCATGCCGGCGCACGGGACTTCTTCGTAGCGACGGTGGCCGAGGGTGCAACGCTGCGTTCCTATGCTCCGGAAGCGCGCATCTTCGTATTGTCAGGCATCTGGCAGGGCCAGGAACGGCAGGTGTTCGATAATGATCTGGTGCCGGTACTGGCCTCCGAGGAACAGCTGTCCTTCTGGATGGCGACGGTCGCCGAGCGTGGCGACCACCCCTGCGCGCTGCATGTGGACACCGGTTTCAATCGCCTCGGCCTGCCGCTCGACGACGCGCTGTTCCTTGCCGACGACGTGACACGGCCGGCGAGTTTCGACCCGGTTCTGGTGCTGTCGCATCTCGCCTGCGCCGATACGCCTTCTTCGCCGATGAACAGGGCCCAGCTCGAATCATTCCGCAAGGTTAGCGCCGCTTTCGAAGGTATCGAATCAAGCCTGTCGGCTTCCGCCGGGGTATTTCTCGGCCGTGACTATCATTTCGATCTCACCCGCCCCGGCATCGCGCTTTATGGCGGCGAGGCGGTCAACGGTGTAGCCAATTCGATGCGGCCGGTGGCGAAGGCCGAGGCGCGGATCATCCAGATACGCGAAGCGGGTGAAGGCCAGACCGTCAGTTATGGCGGCAGCTTCCTGCTGAAGCGCGCAAGCCGGCTTGCCATTGCATCCGTGGGATATGCGGATGGATATCAGCGTTCGCTTTCCGGTTCCGGCATTCCGCTGCGTGAAATGGGCCACGGCGGTGCCTATGGCGTGGTCAATGGTCATAAAGTGCCCGTCGCCGGCCGCGTGACCATGGACCTCACCATTTTCGACGTCACGGATGTTCCGGCAAATGCCATCCGCAGCGGCGACTATATCGAGCTTTTCGGCCCCAACGTTGCCGTCGACGAGACCGCACGGGCGGCCGGCACCATCGGCTATGAGATGCTGACGGGGCTTGGTCTGCGCTATGAGCGGCAATATCTGATGGCGGATGACTGA
- a CDS encoding AzlC family ABC transporter permease has translation MSISGKRAELIAGLRAAAPLLVAMVPIGVVFGAVAIGKGLSPLEASLMSLLVFAGGSQFVAMDLWTHPASWSALGFAALLVNLRHVLMSASIAGKLDDFKGWRKYAAMLVLTDESWALAEFRVIAGRLTAAFFAGAALSIYLVWNLATLAGALLGAVVGDMSVIGLDFAFPAVFIVLLMGFWKGRETGFVLLASASAAYLTHTLVPGAWYIAAGALAGLAVAALSREEEVEQPA, from the coding sequence ATGTCCATATCGGGAAAACGCGCGGAACTTATCGCGGGGCTGAGGGCCGCCGCGCCATTGTTGGTCGCCATGGTGCCGATCGGTGTGGTGTTCGGCGCGGTCGCCATCGGCAAGGGCCTGTCCCCGCTCGAGGCCTCGCTGATGTCGCTGCTGGTCTTTGCCGGCGGCTCACAATTCGTCGCCATGGATCTCTGGACTCATCCGGCCAGCTGGAGTGCGCTCGGTTTTGCGGCGCTTCTCGTCAATCTGCGCCATGTGCTGATGAGTGCCTCCATTGCCGGCAAGCTGGATGATTTCAAGGGCTGGCGGAAATATGCGGCGATGCTGGTGCTGACCGATGAATCCTGGGCCCTGGCGGAATTCCGGGTCATTGCCGGCAGGCTCACGGCGGCCTTTTTTGCCGGTGCCGCGCTCTCCATCTATTTGGTCTGGAATCTTGCGACGCTTGCTGGCGCGCTGCTCGGTGCGGTGGTGGGAGACATGTCGGTTATAGGTCTCGATTTCGCCTTTCCCGCCGTCTTCATCGTGCTGCTCATGGGTTTCTGGAAGGGCAGGGAAACCGGCTTCGTGCTTCTGGCGAGCGCATCCGCAGCCTATCTCACCCACACGCTGGTTCCGGGCGCATGGTATATCGCCGCCGGGGCGCTGGCAGGGCTTGCCGTCGCCGCCCTCAGTCGTGAGGAAGAGGTGGAGCAGCCGGCATGA
- a CDS encoding endonuclease domain-containing protein, with translation MPHAKVKPQHREHARQMRKALTDAELKFWNAVRAHRLAGLSFRRQLPVSGYIVDFACPSHKIIVERDGFQHAEDAAAAYDRQRTQTLEELGWTVLRFWNDDILKDIDNVCLHIIRTVKENQP, from the coding sequence ATGCCTCACGCCAAGGTCAAACCCCAACACCGGGAACATGCGCGGCAGATGCGAAAAGCTCTAACCGACGCCGAACTGAAATTCTGGAACGCGGTCCGTGCTCATCGTCTTGCAGGTCTCTCTTTCAGACGTCAGTTGCCAGTCTCCGGATATATCGTTGATTTCGCTTGCCCGTCGCATAAGATCATCGTCGAGCGGGATGGGTTTCAGCACGCTGAAGACGCTGCGGCAGCTTACGACCGGCAAAGAACACAAACGCTTGAGGAACTAGGCTGGACCGTCCTCCGTTTCTGGAACGATGATATCCTCAAAGACATCGACAACGTCTGTCTCCACATTATCCGAACGGTAAAGGAGAACCAACCATGA